In Horticoccus luteus, the following proteins share a genomic window:
- a CDS encoding PEP-CTERM sorting domain-containing protein (PEP-CTERM proteins occur, often in large numbers, in the proteomes of bacteria that also encode an exosortase, a predicted intramembrane cysteine proteinase. The presence of a PEP-CTERM domain at a protein's C-terminus predicts cleavage within the sorting domain, followed by covalent anchoring to some some component of the (usually Gram-negative) cell surface. Many PEP-CTERM proteins exhibit an unusual sequence composition that includes large numbers of potential glycosylation sites. Expression of one such protein has been shown restore the ability of a bacterium to form floc, a type of biofilm.) yields the protein MPFCRRVVCSVVLGLLTAALVSAQTTIALTGGDAGDGLALDSTRVVYAYNFNGTGPVTAQGVTFAPYSIGYNVGPYNAISDDPFNGSQASADDNAFRSILKSVAYDGGHGLQIDFSGLTADTPYRVDLLYYSGNFNSREEAIFANGDRIGFVTASQTQPQDTYFVASADNTGSLTLFVASSGPYGGTGFQDGAVANAVVLSSIPEPSTFAAIAGVVVIAFALWRRRSLAPREG from the coding sequence ATGCCCTTCTGTCGTCGCGTCGTCTGCTCGGTCGTGCTCGGTTTGCTTACCGCCGCCCTCGTTTCTGCGCAAACCACCATTGCGTTAACGGGAGGCGATGCCGGCGATGGACTGGCGCTCGATTCCACCCGTGTCGTTTACGCCTACAATTTCAACGGCACCGGTCCCGTCACCGCGCAAGGCGTCACCTTTGCGCCCTATTCGATTGGTTACAATGTCGGCCCCTACAACGCGATATCCGACGATCCATTCAACGGCAGCCAAGCCTCGGCCGACGACAATGCCTTTCGCAGCATCCTTAAGTCCGTGGCTTACGACGGGGGCCACGGTCTGCAAATCGACTTCAGCGGTCTGACCGCCGACACGCCATACCGCGTCGACCTCCTTTACTACTCCGGCAACTTCAATTCCCGGGAGGAGGCTATCTTTGCCAACGGTGATCGGATCGGGTTCGTCACGGCCTCCCAAACCCAACCCCAAGACACCTACTTCGTCGCATCGGCCGACAATACCGGCAGCCTCACGCTATTCGTTGCCAGTTCCGGGCCCTATGGCGGCACGGGGTTTCAGGACGGCGCGGTCGCCAATGCCGTTGTCCTCTCCTCGATCCCCGAGCCCTCGACCTTCGCGGCCATTGCCGGCGTAGTTGTGATCGCTTTCGCTTTGTGGCGGCGCCGTTCCCTCGCCCCTCGCGAAGGCTGA
- a CDS encoding AraC family transcriptional regulator, producing the protein MLEKLPLPSAHDGALWFHASTHHFREKHRHEELEVNLVTAGTARYLLDDRTYALTPGSMIWLFPGQNHLLLDKSPDYRMWILVFRPRLLRRICRAAGRRVLLESAPAGDFCRQLPVARARELQRAFADTHARAADVDRLNAGLACAVLDAWDAFLHADRPVVGADVHPAVKRAAELLRQAPDNDDLATLARQAGLSRTRLSELFRQQTGISLVDFRNRLRLERFAAHQASTSHTTLLASALEAGFGSYQQFYRIHRRHLGRSPRAHQNAAPSPA; encoded by the coding sequence ATGTTGGAGAAACTTCCCCTGCCTTCCGCGCACGATGGCGCCCTCTGGTTCCACGCCTCGACGCATCACTTCCGCGAAAAGCACCGCCACGAGGAACTCGAGGTCAACCTCGTGACGGCCGGGACTGCACGCTATCTCCTCGATGATCGCACCTACGCGCTCACCCCCGGCTCGATGATCTGGCTCTTTCCCGGCCAGAACCACCTGCTCCTCGACAAGTCTCCCGACTATCGCATGTGGATCCTCGTTTTCCGCCCGCGTCTCCTCCGCCGCATCTGCCGCGCCGCCGGCCGCCGCGTGCTGCTCGAATCCGCGCCCGCCGGCGATTTTTGCCGCCAGCTTCCCGTTGCCCGCGCACGCGAACTGCAACGCGCCTTTGCCGACACACATGCCCGCGCCGCAGATGTTGATCGGCTCAACGCCGGCCTCGCGTGCGCCGTGCTCGACGCGTGGGACGCGTTTCTCCACGCCGACCGTCCCGTCGTGGGCGCCGACGTGCATCCCGCGGTGAAGCGAGCCGCCGAACTCCTCCGGCAAGCGCCCGACAACGACGACCTCGCGACGCTCGCCCGCCAGGCCGGCCTCAGCCGCACCCGCCTGAGCGAACTCTTTCGCCAGCAAACTGGCATCTCGCTCGTCGATTTCAGAAACCGCCTGCGCTTGGAACGCTTCGCGGCTCATCAAGCCTCCACGTCTCACACGACCCTGCTCGCGAGCGCTCTGGAGGCCGGTTTCGGCAGCTATCAACAGTTCTACCGCATCCACCGCCGCCACCTCGGCCGCAGTCCGCGGGCGCATCAAAACGCCGCGCCATCTCCCGCTTAA
- a CDS encoding phytanoyl-CoA dioxygenase family protein gives MGTSSSPRSSITPELRRQFQTEGYFVLPAIVPPAQVAMMRETCATFIKNYDAEMDAAGVTQQGINIKGSRYFIANRHRGSRLGEFIFSDLMAEICRATLGDSAYLFWEQFVVKGPEKGAKFSWHQDSGYVGTPHRPYITCWVTLDDVTEANGTVYILPYSRAGSRDLQPHVKNAETNDLEGYFGADPGDPVIVPAGSIAVFSSHVFHRSGFNTTPHWRRVYLPQYSAEPIRRADGSLVAFAEPFLEDGKRVAAAGPGDADTRAS, from the coding sequence ATGGGCACATCCTCCTCCCCGCGCTCGTCGATCACGCCGGAATTGCGGCGGCAGTTTCAAACCGAAGGCTACTTTGTGCTGCCGGCCATCGTGCCGCCGGCGCAGGTGGCGATGATGCGCGAGACGTGTGCGACGTTTATCAAAAATTACGACGCCGAGATGGATGCGGCGGGCGTGACGCAGCAAGGGATCAACATCAAGGGGAGCCGCTACTTCATCGCGAATCGCCACCGTGGCAGCCGGCTGGGCGAGTTTATCTTCAGCGATTTGATGGCGGAGATTTGCCGGGCGACTCTCGGCGACTCCGCGTATTTGTTTTGGGAGCAGTTCGTCGTGAAGGGGCCGGAGAAAGGCGCCAAGTTTAGCTGGCACCAGGATTCGGGTTACGTCGGCACGCCGCACCGGCCGTATATCACGTGCTGGGTGACGCTCGACGACGTGACGGAGGCCAATGGCACCGTGTATATCCTGCCGTATTCACGCGCGGGCTCACGGGACTTGCAGCCGCACGTGAAAAACGCGGAGACGAACGATCTGGAGGGCTATTTCGGCGCGGACCCGGGCGACCCGGTGATCGTGCCGGCGGGAAGCATCGCGGTGTTTTCGAGCCACGTGTTTCACCGCAGCGGTTTCAATACGACCCCGCACTGGCGCCGCGTTTATCTGCCGCAGTATTCGGCGGAACCGATTCGACGGGCGGATGGATCGCTGGTGGCGTTTGCGGAGCCGTTTCTCGAGGATGGTAAGCGCGTGGCGGCTGCGGGGCCAGGCGATGCGGACACGCGGGCGAGCTGA
- a CDS encoding ADP-ribosylglycohydrolase family protein, giving the protein MSSTFSPSEWSQFVPWANRELWLYGCDLGTEALQAEQEGRDLSSVAKEFARLAAVEPDAGYLEQLLTGRRGAQWFADAGALLDRVSALPMRPDYPFVEPSDLKGIRAQRRRGGALPPWRGSRAKMADRVRGAFLGRVAGCMLGKPFESADQRSIRRWAEETGNWPLRQYQRSPTPAELRRIMAAKPLRPIRPMMTAFYIDRTDGFPSDDDINYTLIGMEVMRRHGRDFTPVNMATLWCDQLPINATCTAERVAYRNFISGCLPPRSAVVRNPYREWIGAQIRADFFGYAAPGDPAQAAEWAWRDASISHVKNGIYGEMWVAAMLAAAYVVHPWPDIIRAGLAQVPRRSRLQAGVERILVEHAAGADFDTLIASIHAEWNELSAHDWCHTIPNAQVVAASLLCGGEDFTTTIRLAVAAGFDTDCNGATCGSLFGLRGGESAVPAEWLTPLRDRLRTGLQDYADRPLHQTAEDVARAAATLAKK; this is encoded by the coding sequence ATGTCGTCAACTTTTTCGCCGTCGGAGTGGTCGCAGTTCGTGCCGTGGGCCAATCGTGAGCTTTGGCTTTACGGTTGTGATCTCGGCACCGAAGCACTGCAGGCCGAACAGGAAGGGCGCGACCTGTCCTCCGTCGCCAAAGAATTTGCCCGCCTCGCGGCCGTTGAGCCGGACGCCGGTTACCTCGAACAGCTGTTGACCGGCCGCCGCGGTGCGCAGTGGTTCGCCGACGCCGGCGCCCTGCTCGATCGCGTATCGGCGTTGCCGATGCGCCCGGATTATCCGTTCGTGGAACCCAGCGATTTGAAAGGGATTCGCGCCCAACGCCGCCGCGGAGGCGCGCTGCCGCCGTGGCGGGGTTCCCGGGCGAAGATGGCGGACCGCGTGCGCGGCGCCTTTCTCGGCCGCGTGGCGGGCTGCATGCTCGGCAAACCTTTCGAAAGCGCGGATCAGCGATCGATTCGCCGCTGGGCGGAGGAGACCGGCAACTGGCCGTTGCGCCAATACCAGCGCTCGCCCACGCCCGCCGAATTGCGCCGCATCATGGCCGCCAAACCGCTGCGCCCCATCCGCCCGATGATGACCGCTTTCTACATTGATCGCACCGACGGCTTTCCCAGCGACGATGATATCAACTACACCCTGATCGGCATGGAGGTCATGCGGCGGCACGGACGCGATTTTACTCCCGTCAATATGGCGACATTGTGGTGCGATCAGCTTCCGATCAACGCCACCTGCACCGCCGAACGCGTGGCCTATCGCAACTTCATCAGTGGCTGCCTGCCGCCACGCAGCGCAGTGGTGCGCAATCCCTATCGCGAATGGATCGGCGCGCAGATTCGCGCGGACTTTTTCGGCTACGCCGCGCCCGGCGATCCGGCGCAAGCCGCCGAGTGGGCCTGGCGCGATGCCTCCATCAGCCACGTCAAGAACGGCATTTACGGTGAGATGTGGGTCGCGGCCATGCTGGCGGCGGCCTACGTCGTTCACCCGTGGCCGGATATTATCCGCGCGGGTCTCGCGCAAGTGCCTCGCCGGTCGCGGCTCCAAGCCGGCGTCGAACGCATCCTAGTCGAACACGCTGCGGGCGCGGATTTCGACACGCTCATCGCCAGCATTCACGCCGAGTGGAACGAGCTCTCCGCGCACGACTGGTGTCACACGATTCCCAACGCGCAGGTGGTGGCCGCCAGCCTCTTGTGCGGCGGCGAGGATTTCACGACGACGATCCGCCTCGCGGTCGCGGCCGGTTTCGACACCGACTGCAACGGCGCTACGTGCGGCAGCTTGTTCGGCCTGCGCGGCGGAGAATCCGCCGTGCCCGCGGAGTGGCTCACGCCCTTGCGCGATCGCTTGCGGACCGGCCTGCAGGACTACGCTGACCGCCCGCTGCACCAAACGGCGGAAGACGTCGCCCGCGCCGCCGCCACCCTCGCGAAGAAATAA
- a CDS encoding 6-phosphofructokinase, giving the protein MAELVGNVLVGQSGGPTAVINSSLAGIVSEALNHECIEEIYGSLNGVLGILNEDLIDLAAESQQAIRGLRHTPGAALGTCRYKLKKQQDFDRVIEIFKAHNIRYFFYIGGNDSQDTADKISKLAQQQGHELRVIGVPKTIDNDLTVTDHCPGYGSTIKYLATSLRELACDNEAMGQGDLVSIVEVMGRSAGWIAAGAALAKRRDHPHDAPHIILLPEIPFNQEKFLEDVRRVLKRERYCQVVVAEGLTDGDGNYVAADGATDAFGHAQLGGAGEFLSEVIANNLPGVKARVAKPGLMQRAAAHLASKTDSDEAFLAGQKAVQAAINGETDVMVTLVRGETDQYTCETSLTPLSDIANGVKKLPREWINEDGISMNFQFLRYAQPLIQGEVQPPFDNGVPSFSHFGRQRVDKTLAAYEG; this is encoded by the coding sequence ATGGCTGAACTCGTAGGAAATGTCTTGGTGGGCCAATCTGGCGGCCCCACTGCCGTAATTAATTCCAGCCTCGCGGGCATTGTTTCCGAAGCCCTGAACCACGAGTGCATTGAAGAAATCTACGGCTCGCTCAACGGCGTGCTCGGCATTTTGAACGAAGATCTGATCGACCTCGCCGCGGAATCGCAGCAGGCCATCCGCGGTCTCCGCCACACCCCCGGCGCCGCCCTCGGCACGTGCCGCTACAAGCTCAAAAAACAGCAGGATTTCGATCGCGTCATCGAGATTTTCAAGGCCCACAACATCCGCTATTTCTTCTACATCGGCGGCAACGATTCGCAGGATACGGCCGACAAGATTTCCAAACTCGCGCAACAACAAGGCCACGAACTGCGCGTCATCGGGGTGCCCAAGACCATCGACAACGATCTCACCGTCACCGACCACTGCCCCGGCTACGGCAGCACCATCAAATACCTCGCCACCTCGCTGCGTGAACTCGCCTGCGACAACGAAGCGATGGGCCAGGGCGACCTCGTCTCGATCGTCGAAGTCATGGGCCGCAGCGCTGGCTGGATCGCCGCCGGCGCCGCGCTCGCGAAGCGCCGCGACCATCCGCACGATGCGCCGCACATCATCCTCCTCCCCGAAATTCCGTTCAATCAGGAGAAGTTTCTCGAAGACGTCCGCCGCGTGCTGAAACGCGAACGCTATTGCCAGGTCGTCGTCGCGGAAGGCCTCACCGATGGCGACGGCAACTACGTCGCGGCCGACGGTGCCACGGATGCCTTCGGCCACGCCCAGCTCGGCGGCGCCGGCGAATTCCTCAGCGAAGTCATCGCCAATAATCTTCCCGGCGTGAAAGCGCGCGTCGCCAAGCCCGGCCTCATGCAGCGCGCCGCCGCTCACCTCGCTTCGAAGACCGATTCCGACGAAGCCTTCCTCGCCGGCCAGAAAGCCGTCCAGGCCGCCATCAATGGCGAGACCGACGTCATGGTCACCCTCGTGCGTGGCGAGACCGATCAATACACCTGCGAAACCAGCCTCACCCCGCTCTCCGACATCGCCAACGGTGTGAAGAAGCTGCCCCGCGAGTGGATCAACGAAGACGGCATCAGCATGAACTTCCAATTCCTGCGCTACGCCCAACCGCTGATTCAAGGCGAAGTGCAGCCGCCCTTCGATAACGGCGTGCCCTCCTTCTCGCATTTCGGCCGCCAGCGCGTCGACAAGACCCTCGCCGCCTACGAAGGCTGA
- the purB gene encoding adenylosuccinate lyase: MTAVSAPDVISNVLAERYASAAMKNLWSPRGRVGLERDFWIAVMKAQRDLGVPIPADAIKDYERVKTQIDLESIAQRERVTLHDVKARIEEFSELAHRQFIHLGLTSRDLTENVEQLQIIRALELVRFKVAAALLALSRQAEAHRDVMITGRTHNVPAQPTTLGKRLAMFGQELQIAFARLDELIARYPVRGLKGAVGTQLDQLTLLGGDAGKVDQLEQRVLRHLGFKASLTAVGQVYPRSLDFDAVTALHQVAAAAASFATTIRLMAGAGLLTEGFQPGQVGSSAMPHKVNARNCERICGFATILSGYVTMTGALAGHQWNEGDVSCSVVRRVALPDAFYALDGSLETFLTVLRQMEVFPAAIAAENERNLPFLTTTTILMEAVKQGAGRETAHEAIKEHALAAAKALRSGGDADLLARLAGDKRIGLGKRALSAILAEAHRFVGSAPHQVDAFVDDVKPLAKRFKGSADYEPARLL; this comes from the coding sequence GTGACCGCCGTGAGCGCGCCCGACGTCATCTCGAATGTCCTGGCCGAGCGTTACGCCTCGGCCGCGATGAAGAACCTCTGGTCGCCGCGCGGGCGCGTGGGCCTCGAACGCGATTTCTGGATCGCCGTGATGAAGGCGCAGCGCGATCTCGGCGTGCCGATCCCCGCCGATGCGATCAAGGACTATGAACGCGTCAAAACCCAGATTGACCTCGAATCGATCGCCCAGCGCGAACGCGTCACCCTGCACGACGTGAAGGCGCGGATCGAAGAGTTCTCCGAACTCGCCCACCGCCAGTTCATCCACCTCGGCCTCACCAGCCGCGATCTCACGGAAAACGTCGAGCAACTCCAGATCATCCGCGCGCTCGAACTCGTCCGCTTCAAAGTCGCCGCCGCCCTCCTCGCGCTCAGCCGCCAGGCGGAAGCGCACCGCGACGTGATGATCACCGGCCGCACGCACAACGTGCCCGCGCAACCGACCACGCTCGGCAAACGCCTCGCCATGTTCGGCCAGGAATTGCAGATCGCATTCGCCCGGCTCGATGAACTCATCGCGCGTTACCCCGTGCGCGGCCTCAAAGGCGCCGTCGGCACGCAGCTCGATCAGCTCACGCTCCTCGGCGGCGATGCCGGCAAGGTCGATCAACTCGAGCAACGCGTACTGCGCCACCTCGGCTTCAAAGCTTCGCTCACCGCCGTCGGCCAGGTCTATCCGCGCAGCCTCGATTTCGACGCCGTCACCGCGCTCCACCAAGTCGCCGCGGCCGCCGCCAGTTTCGCCACCACGATCCGCCTCATGGCCGGCGCGGGTTTGCTCACGGAAGGGTTTCAGCCCGGCCAGGTCGGCTCGTCCGCCATGCCGCACAAGGTCAACGCCCGCAACTGCGAGCGCATCTGCGGCTTCGCGACGATCCTCAGCGGCTACGTCACGATGACGGGCGCGCTCGCCGGCCACCAGTGGAACGAAGGCGATGTCTCCTGCTCCGTCGTCCGCCGTGTCGCGCTGCCCGACGCCTTTTACGCGCTCGACGGCTCGCTCGAAACGTTTCTCACCGTGCTGCGCCAGATGGAGGTTTTCCCCGCCGCCATCGCGGCGGAAAACGAGCGCAACCTCCCGTTCCTCACCACGACCACCATTCTCATGGAGGCGGTCAAGCAGGGCGCCGGCCGCGAGACCGCGCACGAAGCGATCAAGGAGCATGCCCTCGCCGCGGCGAAAGCGCTGCGTTCCGGCGGCGATGCCGATCTGCTCGCCCGCCTCGCGGGCGACAAACGCATCGGCCTCGGCAAACGCGCCCTTTCAGCGATCCTCGCCGAAGCTCACCGCTTCGTCGGCTCGGCGCCGCATCAAGTCGATGCGTTTGTCGACGACGTGAAACCGCTCGCGAAACGCTTCAAAGGCTCCGCCGACTACGAGCCCGCCCGGTTGCTCTGA
- a CDS encoding pyrimidine/purine nucleoside phosphorylase: MSSLPTQFSDVTVVTKANLYFDGKVVSHTLLFADGSKKTLGLVFPGSFHFKTGAPERMEIVAGTCSVLLDGASTAQSYAAGQHFDVAGNAGFTITVATGVAEYICSFL; encoded by the coding sequence ATGTCCTCGCTCCCGACTCAATTTTCCGACGTCACCGTCGTCACCAAGGCCAATCTCTATTTTGACGGCAAAGTCGTCAGCCACACGCTCCTCTTCGCGGACGGTTCGAAGAAGACCCTCGGCCTCGTCTTCCCCGGCTCCTTTCATTTCAAGACCGGCGCACCCGAGCGCATGGAAATCGTCGCCGGCACCTGCAGCGTCCTCCTCGACGGCGCGTCCACCGCGCAGTCCTACGCCGCCGGCCAGCACTTCGACGTCGCCGGCAATGCCGGCTTCACCATCACCGTCGCCACTGGCGTGGCGGAATACATCTGCTCGTTTCTGTGA
- the holA gene encoding DNA polymerase III subunit delta, which produces MSAAAKNFTFVCGADDFLVDRLGRERFAALAAESGADDFSRDILSGFAANVGEVESAIARFRDAVQTVPMFGGQRVVWLKDINFLADSPTGRADGTLKLVADLQELLTTLNPAETAVLLTAAPIDRRRSFPKWCEKNADFALVGGDGDSAAEALTGVALGEARTLGVKLTPDAAKLLLAKVGSNTRLLVEEVRKLATSIDEGGTIEESLVAELTPNAAEGDFFETAEAFFTGDLPWTLAALERHFFSGGDARPVISSLQNRNRILLQLRALADAGDVRLGPRGADGLSRAAASYTGKFGAAAADKSAYNIFTQNAWYVGKLAPGGKLPPLRRLIDNQQEFINAFEELVQRPREAEDVLREMIVRCLAPAA; this is translated from the coding sequence GTGAGCGCCGCCGCCAAAAACTTCACCTTCGTCTGCGGCGCGGACGATTTTCTCGTCGACCGCCTCGGCCGCGAACGCTTCGCCGCCCTCGCCGCCGAATCCGGCGCCGACGATTTTTCCCGCGACATCCTCAGCGGCTTCGCCGCCAACGTCGGCGAGGTCGAGTCCGCCATCGCCCGCTTTCGCGATGCCGTGCAAACCGTGCCCATGTTCGGCGGTCAACGCGTCGTCTGGCTCAAGGACATCAACTTCCTCGCCGACTCGCCCACCGGCCGCGCCGACGGCACCCTCAAACTCGTCGCCGACCTCCAGGAACTGCTCACCACGCTCAACCCCGCCGAAACCGCCGTGCTCCTCACCGCGGCCCCCATCGACCGCCGCCGCTCGTTTCCCAAATGGTGCGAGAAAAACGCCGACTTCGCCCTCGTCGGCGGCGATGGCGATTCCGCCGCGGAAGCGCTGACCGGCGTCGCCCTCGGCGAAGCGCGCACCCTCGGCGTCAAACTCACGCCCGATGCCGCCAAACTCCTCCTCGCCAAAGTCGGCAGCAACACCCGCCTCCTCGTCGAAGAAGTGCGCAAGCTCGCCACCTCCATCGACGAAGGCGGCACCATCGAGGAATCGCTCGTCGCCGAACTCACGCCCAACGCCGCCGAAGGCGATTTCTTCGAAACCGCGGAAGCGTTTTTCACCGGCGATCTGCCCTGGACACTCGCCGCGCTGGAGCGCCATTTCTTCAGCGGTGGCGACGCCCGCCCGGTCATTTCCTCGCTGCAGAACCGCAACCGCATCCTCCTGCAGCTCCGCGCGCTGGCCGACGCCGGCGACGTGCGCCTCGGCCCCCGCGGCGCCGACGGCCTCTCACGCGCCGCCGCCAGCTACACCGGCAAATTCGGCGCCGCCGCCGCCGACAAAAGCGCCTACAACATCTTCACGCAAAACGCGTGGTATGTCGGCAAACTCGCGCCCGGCGGCAAGTTGCCCCCGCTCCGCCGGTTGATCGACAACCAGCAGGAATTCATCAACGCCTTCGAAGAACTCGTGCAACGCCCGCGCGAAGCCGAAGACGTATTGCGCGAGATGATCGTCCGCTGCCTCGCCCCCGCGGCGTAA
- a CDS encoding trimeric intracellular cation channel family protein yields MTASDFQLPIWFDLGATFAFAMTGALAAIKRGYDVVGLFFLALASGIGGGLLRDALFIRASSTALLTNPAYIYVVLAGVVAAMALGSHVHRFRRVIALIDALGLGAYACFGVQKSLHAGLAAPAAVLVGVINAAGGGLVRDLLTGEEPLVFRPGQFYVLAALLGAVTFVFLVVQLQLPGTMAALLATTLTFLVRVLTVSFNWRTAPIAPTDALPPAP; encoded by the coding sequence ATGACCGCTTCCGATTTCCAACTCCCCATCTGGTTCGATCTCGGCGCGACGTTTGCCTTCGCGATGACCGGCGCGCTTGCCGCGATCAAGCGCGGCTACGATGTCGTGGGCCTGTTTTTTCTCGCCCTGGCCTCCGGCATCGGCGGCGGCCTCCTGCGCGACGCCTTGTTCATTCGCGCCTCGTCGACTGCGCTGCTCACCAACCCGGCCTACATTTACGTCGTGCTTGCGGGCGTCGTCGCCGCGATGGCGCTCGGCTCACACGTGCACCGCTTTCGCCGCGTGATCGCACTCATCGATGCGCTCGGCCTTGGCGCTTACGCGTGTTTCGGCGTGCAAAAATCCCTCCACGCCGGCCTCGCCGCGCCCGCCGCCGTGTTGGTCGGCGTGATCAACGCCGCCGGCGGCGGCCTCGTCCGCGATCTGCTCACCGGTGAGGAACCGCTCGTGTTCCGCCCCGGGCAGTTCTACGTCCTCGCGGCCCTCCTTGGCGCAGTGACCTTCGTGTTTCTCGTCGTGCAACTCCAGCTGCCCGGCACGATGGCCGCCCTCCTCGCCACGACGCTCACCTTTCTCGTGCGCGTGCTCACCGTCAGCTTCAACTGGCGCACCGCTCCCATCGCGCCGACCGACGCGCTCCCGCCCGCCCCGTAA
- a CDS encoding type II asparaginase codes for MPRASATPFLNPLPRVRLLATGGTIAGAQLTTTSRGYQAGAFSIDNLITALPQLADIAQLEIEQVARLGSQDMDETVWLNLAARADTALASAEVAGVVVTHGTDTMEETAYFLNLILASDQPVVLVGAMRPATAISADGPMNLYNALAVATHPDSRGRGVLVVANDEIHFAREVVKTNTTQLGTFKSPNRGLAGLVNAGRLHFFGAPPRRHTSGSAFSLDGLTALPRVHILYAHAGLTRELIDAAVQTGAAGLVIAGVGDGNMSSAALAACADAVSRGVAVVRSSRTGGGVVERNIEIDDDRHGFIAADELNPQKARVLLMLALTRTRDPRELQEIFFTY; via the coding sequence ATGCCACGCGCCTCCGCCACGCCCTTTCTGAACCCACTCCCGCGCGTCCGCCTCCTCGCGACCGGCGGCACCATCGCCGGCGCCCAACTCACGACCACCAGCCGCGGCTACCAAGCCGGCGCCTTCTCCATCGACAATCTCATCACCGCGCTCCCGCAACTCGCCGACATCGCCCAGCTCGAGATCGAACAGGTCGCGCGCCTCGGCAGTCAGGACATGGACGAAACCGTCTGGCTCAATCTCGCCGCCCGCGCCGACACCGCGCTCGCCTCCGCCGAGGTCGCCGGCGTCGTCGTCACGCACGGCACCGATACGATGGAGGAAACCGCGTATTTCCTGAACCTCATCCTCGCGTCCGACCAACCCGTTGTCCTCGTCGGCGCGATGCGTCCCGCCACCGCGATCAGCGCGGATGGCCCGATGAATCTCTATAACGCGCTCGCTGTCGCCACGCATCCCGACTCCCGCGGCCGCGGCGTCCTCGTCGTCGCCAACGACGAAATCCATTTCGCCCGCGAGGTCGTCAAGACCAACACCACGCAGCTCGGCACGTTCAAATCCCCCAATCGCGGCCTCGCCGGCCTCGTCAACGCCGGCCGCCTCCACTTCTTCGGCGCGCCGCCCCGCCGCCACACGAGCGGCAGCGCATTTTCGCTTGATGGACTCACCGCTCTGCCACGCGTCCATATTCTCTACGCCCACGCCGGACTCACCCGCGAGTTGATCGATGCCGCCGTGCAAACCGGCGCGGCCGGCCTCGTCATCGCCGGCGTCGGCGATGGCAACATGAGCAGCGCCGCCCTCGCCGCGTGTGCCGACGCCGTCTCGCGCGGCGTTGCCGTGGTGCGCAGTTCGCGCACCGGCGGTGGCGTCGTGGAACGCAACATCGAGATCGACGACGACCGCCACGGCTTCATCGCCGCCGACGAGCTCAACCCGCAAAAAGCCCGCGTCCTCCTCATGCTCGCGCTCACGCGCACCCGCGACCCGCGCGAGCTCCAGGAAATTTTCTTCACTTACTGA